The proteins below come from a single Zea mays cultivar B73 chromosome 8, Zm-B73-REFERENCE-NAM-5.0, whole genome shotgun sequence genomic window:
- the LOC100274121 gene encoding GDSL esterase/lipase At5g55050-like precursor: MEMRVVLLLCQVICMQAAVIGAVAAAAGARPPAMYVFGSSILDVGNNNYLRGPAVGRANSPYNGVDFPGSIPTGRFSNGYNIADYVAKSMGFACSPPPYLSLAQAPAPAPAQSSGPDLAQTALTIGINYASGGAGILDSTNAGNTIPLSEEVKYFGATKAKMVAAAGPSAVNPLISRSIFLIGMGNNDLYVFGASERARNRSDAEQRRDAAAALYASLVSNYSAAVTELYSLSLGARKFAVINVWPLGCVPGERVLSPTGACSGVLNDVAGGFNDALRSLLIGLAERLPGLVYALADSFGFTLDVLADPRASGYTDVASTCCGGGRRLGAEAWCTRSSTLCVDRDRHVFWDRVHPSQRTAFLLAQAFYDGPPKYTTPINFMQLAHSS; encoded by the exons ATGGAGATGCGGGTTGTTCTTCTGCTTTGCCAGGTGATATGTATGCAGGCGGCGGTCATcggcgccgtcgccgccgccgccggcgctcGGCCACCGGCGATGTACGTGTTCGGGTCGTCGATACTGGACGTGGGCAACAACAACTACCTGCGGGGGCCGGCCGTCGGCAGGGCCAACAGTCCCTACAACGGCGTCGACTTCCCGGGCTCCATCCCCACCGGAAGGTTCAGCAACGGCTACAACATCGCCGACTACGTCG CAAAGAGCATGGGATTCGCGTGCAGCCCTCCTCCCTACCTGTCGCTAGCACAGGCACCGGCACCGGCACCGGCACAGAGCTCCGGCCCTGACCTGGCCCAGACGGCTCTCACCATTGGCATCAACTATGCTTCTGGAGGAGCAGGCATCCTTGACTCCACT AACGCCGGGAACACGATCCCGTTGTCGGAGGAGGTGAAGTACTTCGGCGCCACCAAGGCCAAGATGGTCGCCGCAGCGGGCCCCAGCGCGGTGAACCCACTGATCTCCAGGTCCATCTTCCTCATCGGCATGGGCAACAACGACCTGTACGTCTTCGGGGCTTCGGAGCGGGCGCGGAACAGGTCAGACGCAGAGCAGCGGAGGGACGCCGCCGCCGCGCTCTACGCCAGCCTCGTCTCCAACTACTCCGCCGCCGTGACG GAGCTGTACTCGTTGTCGTTGGGCGCCAGGAAGTTCGCCGTCATCAACGTGTGGCCGCTAGGATGCGTGCCGGGGGAGCGCGTGCTCAGCCCGACGGGCGCGTGCTCCGGCGTCCTCAACGACGTCGCCGGCGGCTTCAACGACGCCCTGCGCTCCCTGCTCATCGGCCTCGCCGAGAGGCTGCCGGGCCTCGTCTACGCCCTCGCCGACTCCTTCGGCTTCACGCTGGACGTCCTGGCGGACCCGCGCGCGTCAGGGTACACCGACGTCGCAAGCACGTGCTGCGGCGGCGGGCGGCGGCTGGGCGCGGAGGCCTGGTGCACGCGCAGCTCCACGCTCTGCGTCGACCGTGACCGCCATGTCTTCTGGGACCGTGTCCATCCGTCCCAGCGGACTGCGTTTCTCTTGGCGCAAGCGTTCTACGACGGACCGCCCAAGTACACCACTCCTATCAACTTCATGCAGCTCGCCCACTCAAGCTAG